One window of the Labrus bergylta unplaced genomic scaffold, fLabBer1.1 SCAFFOLD_37, whole genome shotgun sequence genome contains the following:
- the exosc6 gene encoding exosome complex component MTR3, whose translation MPTDTKRVRGPEVTQSPSLFLCKPAAAPPSHGPRADGRQRDQVDVRPVFVRCGLVSQAKGSAYIEAGNTKLMCCVYGPRETERKDETDMKFGRLTTDMRFAPFSCSERGSWIQGSQDKDLSLMLHESLQPAVCLHKYPRSQIEINVMVLENSGSVLAHAVTCASLALADAGIEMYDLVLGCSICQDGASYVVDPSYMEENSCGSLSSENQGGLTVAFLPSLNQISGMQSDGEMTEETLTAGVRTCIEGCYKLYPVIQQALAKAVRRAAPPPSES comes from the exons atgcCGACTGACACTAAACGTGTTCGCGGTCCAGAAGTTACCCAGAGCCCGTCACTGTTTTTGTGCAAACCGGCGGCCGCTCCCCCTTCGCACGGCCCGAGAGCAGACGGCCGGCAGCGGGATCAAGTGGATGTCCGGCCGGTGTTCGTCCGCTGCGGGCTGGTGAGCCAGGCTAAAGGCTCCGCGTACATCGAGGCTGGAAACACCAAGTTGATGTGCTGTGTTTACGGCCCCAGAGAGACGGAGCGCAAAGATGAGACAGATATGAAATTTGGAAG GTTGACGACTGACATGCGTTTCGCTCCCTTTTCCTGCTCGGAGAGGGGCTCCTGGATTCAGGGGAGCCAGGACAAGGATCTCTCCCTGATGCTGCATGAGAGTCTGCAGCCAGCCGTCTGCCTCCACAAATACCCCCGCTCCCAGATCGAGATCAACGTGATGGTTCTTGAGAACAGTGGTTCAGTTCTGGCCCATGCTGTCACATGTGCCTCCCTTGCTCTGGCAGACGCCGGGATAGAAATGTATGATCTGGTGCTCGGTTGTTCCATCTGCCAGGACGGTGCCTCGTATGTGGTAGACCCCTCTTACATGGAAGAAAACAGCTGCGGCTCGCTCAGCAGCGAGAACCAGGGCGGTCTGACTGTTGCGTTTCTTCCCAGCTTGAACCAGATTTCTGGGATGCAGTCAGACGGAGAAATGACTGAAGAGACTCTGACAGCGGGGGTTCGAACCTGCATCGAGGGATGCTATAAACTGTACCCAGTCATCCAACAAGCCTTGGCCAAAGCTGTGCGCAGGGCTGCACCCCCACCGTCAGAGAGCTGA